In the genome of Candidatus Microbacterium phytovorans, one region contains:
- a CDS encoding DEAD/DEAH box helicase: MAEVLERFGPATQDWFRSAFHRPTAAQAGAWETISAGRHALVVAPTGSGKTLSAFLWSIDRIFHDKQDAAAAAPAPPRSKQPRPPRTRVLYISPLKALGVDVERNLRSPLVGIGQSARRLGIPVPDITVGVRSGDTTSADRRKLVSDPPDILITTPESLYLMLTSQAGETLRGVHTVIVDEVHAVAATKRGAHLAVSLERLDALRREHDESVAPVQRIGLSATVRPIDEVARFLGGSQPVEIVAPKATKAFDLSVVVPMDDMLNPPPPPGAAAEASAPGGDRATADVPDDGDAPAWYDAAPGPTGSASAPGPSEVTGSVWPHVEEAIVDRILAHRSTIVFANSRRLAERLTGRLNEIYAERLGLDLPDPTVPAAMMAQAGATSGADPVLAKAHHGSVSKEQRAQVEDELKSGMLRCVVATSSLELGIDMGAVDLVIQVEAPPSAASGLQRVGRAGHQVGEVSRAALFPKHRGDVLHTAVVTERMLAGQIEAIAVPQNPLDILAQQTVAACATGPVDVEGWFETVKRSAPFRTLPRSAFEATLDLLAGRFPSDEFAELRPRVVWDRDHGTLTGRPGAQRVAVTSGGTIPDRGLFGVFVAGESRNARVGELDEEMVYESRVNDVFTLGTTSWRIVEITHDRVNVLPAFGQPGKLPFWHGDGLGRPAELGEALGRFSREVAAATPEKATERLRESGLDDNAIGNLLSYLSEQREATGTLPTDRTLTVERSRDEVGDWRIILHSPYGMHVHAPWALAVNARVRERLGVEGSAVASDDGIIARVPDAESEPPDAELFVFDPDELEQIVTDEVGGSALFASRFRECAARALLLPRLNPNRRSPLWQQRQKSAQLLEVAKNHPTFPIILETLREVLQDVYDLPALLRIARSIGDRRIRLVETTTSQPSPFARDLLFGYVGAFMYEGDSPLAERRAAALSVDPALLSELLGKVEMRELLDPGIIAQFEREVQRLDPTRRVRGLEGVADLLRLLGPLDADEVAARLVAADPPTGAPPPDGAPEAAATVVEARTHLDALVDARRAIPVTIAGVARVAAIEDAGRLRDALGAALPVGIPTAFLEPVVDPLADLVARHARTHGPFRTGDVAARLGIGAAVARQTLQRLESQGRLSSGFFLPDPARGAGEARADGADPGSEWCDTEVLRRLRLRSLAAIRGAVEPVAPEAFARFLPAWQHVHAAESARGLEGVDGVLAVIEQLAGVPLPASAWESLILPSRVVDYTPGMLDELTSTGEVIWSGHGSLPGRDGWIALHPADTAALTLRSEDDVAPSPLEEQLLSALAGGGAFFAGQLVPLVGAENEQSVVDALWNLAWTSRITNDTFAPVRLLLGGGSQAHRTVRRTPRARMFRGTPIARPQTAPQRPPLVGGRWSLLPAPESDPSLRTAASASMLLERYGVVTRGSVTAEELPGGFAQAYRTLAGFEDAGHCRRGYFIERLGAAQFATSATVDRLRTYTGPDADEGAPRLHALTLAATDPANPYGAALGWPAQDGGHRPGRKAGGLVVLVDGALVLYLERGGRSALAFSDDEAVLSAAARSLVETARARRLDTLTIEQVGGAFVYGTPVGRALRDAGFVESARGLTLRRTR, encoded by the coding sequence ATGGCCGAGGTGCTCGAGCGATTCGGTCCTGCGACGCAGGACTGGTTCCGCAGCGCCTTCCATCGGCCGACCGCCGCGCAAGCCGGCGCATGGGAGACCATCTCGGCCGGGCGGCATGCGCTCGTGGTGGCTCCGACCGGGTCGGGCAAGACGCTCTCGGCGTTCCTGTGGTCGATCGATCGGATCTTCCACGACAAGCAGGATGCCGCGGCCGCCGCGCCCGCACCGCCCCGGTCGAAGCAGCCCCGCCCGCCGCGCACGCGCGTGCTCTACATCTCACCGCTGAAGGCGCTCGGCGTCGACGTCGAACGCAACCTGCGCTCTCCCCTCGTGGGCATCGGGCAGTCGGCACGGCGCCTCGGCATCCCCGTGCCCGACATCACCGTCGGCGTGCGCTCGGGCGACACGACGTCGGCCGACCGCCGGAAGCTCGTCTCCGATCCGCCCGACATCCTCATCACGACGCCCGAGTCGCTGTACCTCATGCTCACCTCGCAGGCGGGTGAGACGCTGCGCGGCGTTCACACCGTGATCGTCGACGAGGTGCACGCGGTGGCCGCCACCAAGCGGGGGGCGCACCTCGCGGTGAGCCTGGAGCGGCTCGACGCGTTGCGCCGGGAGCACGACGAGAGCGTCGCACCCGTGCAGCGGATCGGGCTGTCGGCCACCGTCCGACCGATCGACGAGGTGGCGCGGTTCCTGGGAGGTTCGCAGCCGGTCGAGATCGTGGCGCCGAAGGCGACGAAGGCGTTCGACCTGTCGGTCGTGGTCCCGATGGACGACATGCTCAACCCACCTCCCCCGCCGGGTGCGGCGGCCGAGGCGTCGGCGCCCGGGGGCGATCGAGCGACCGCGGACGTGCCCGACGACGGCGACGCTCCCGCCTGGTACGACGCCGCACCCGGCCCGACCGGGTCGGCCTCCGCGCCAGGACCGAGCGAAGTGACGGGGTCGGTGTGGCCGCACGTCGAGGAGGCGATCGTCGACCGCATCCTCGCCCACCGCTCGACCATCGTCTTCGCGAACTCGCGCCGGCTCGCGGAGCGTCTGACGGGTCGGCTCAACGAGATCTACGCGGAGCGCCTGGGGCTCGATCTGCCCGATCCCACCGTTCCCGCCGCGATGATGGCCCAGGCGGGCGCGACGAGCGGCGCCGACCCCGTGCTCGCCAAGGCGCACCACGGCTCCGTCTCGAAAGAGCAGCGAGCCCAGGTCGAGGACGAGTTGAAGTCGGGGATGCTGCGTTGCGTCGTCGCGACGAGCAGCCTCGAGCTCGGCATCGACATGGGTGCCGTCGACCTCGTCATCCAGGTCGAGGCGCCGCCGTCCGCGGCATCCGGTCTCCAGCGCGTGGGACGCGCAGGTCACCAGGTGGGCGAGGTGAGTCGCGCCGCGCTCTTCCCGAAGCACCGGGGCGACGTCCTCCACACCGCCGTCGTCACCGAGCGCATGCTGGCCGGTCAGATCGAGGCGATCGCCGTACCGCAGAACCCGCTCGACATCCTCGCGCAGCAGACGGTCGCCGCGTGCGCGACCGGCCCGGTCGACGTGGAGGGCTGGTTCGAGACGGTGAAGCGGTCGGCGCCGTTTCGCACGCTTCCCCGCTCCGCGTTCGAAGCGACCCTCGACCTCCTCGCGGGCCGGTTCCCCTCCGACGAGTTCGCCGAGCTCCGTCCCCGGGTGGTCTGGGATCGCGACCACGGCACGCTGACCGGTCGGCCGGGAGCGCAGCGCGTCGCCGTGACCAGTGGCGGCACGATCCCCGATCGCGGCCTCTTCGGCGTGTTCGTCGCCGGCGAGAGCCGCAACGCCCGCGTCGGGGAGCTCGACGAGGAGATGGTCTACGAGTCGCGCGTGAACGACGTCTTCACACTGGGCACCACGAGCTGGCGCATCGTGGAGATCACCCACGACCGCGTCAACGTGCTTCCCGCGTTCGGGCAGCCGGGGAAGCTGCCGTTCTGGCACGGCGACGGGCTCGGACGGCCCGCAGAGCTCGGCGAGGCGCTCGGACGGTTCTCGCGGGAGGTGGCGGCGGCGACCCCCGAGAAGGCGACCGAGCGGTTGCGCGAATCGGGCCTCGACGACAACGCCATCGGGAACCTGCTGTCCTATCTGTCCGAACAGCGCGAGGCGACGGGCACGCTGCCCACCGATCGCACGCTCACGGTCGAGCGATCGCGTGACGAGGTCGGCGACTGGCGCATCATCCTGCATTCCCCGTACGGCATGCACGTGCACGCGCCGTGGGCGCTGGCTGTCAATGCGCGGGTCCGCGAGCGGCTCGGTGTCGAAGGATCCGCCGTCGCGAGCGACGACGGCATCATCGCCCGCGTGCCCGACGCGGAGTCCGAACCGCCCGACGCCGAACTCTTCGTCTTCGACCCCGACGAGCTCGAGCAGATCGTCACCGACGAGGTCGGCGGCTCCGCGCTGTTCGCCTCGCGCTTCCGCGAGTGCGCGGCCCGCGCCCTGCTGCTGCCGCGCCTCAACCCGAACCGTCGCTCGCCGCTGTGGCAGCAGCGGCAGAAATCGGCGCAACTGCTGGAAGTCGCGAAGAACCATCCGACGTTCCCGATCATCCTGGAAACGCTCCGGGAGGTGCTGCAGGACGTCTACGACCTTCCCGCGCTGCTGCGGATCGCCCGGTCGATCGGCGACCGTCGCATCCGCCTCGTCGAGACCACGACCTCGCAGCCGTCGCCGTTCGCGCGCGACCTGCTGTTCGGGTACGTCGGCGCATTCATGTACGAGGGCGACTCCCCACTCGCCGAGCGTCGCGCGGCCGCGCTCTCCGTCGACCCCGCACTGTTGAGCGAACTCCTCGGCAAGGTCGAGATGCGTGAGCTCCTCGACCCCGGCATCATCGCCCAGTTCGAACGCGAGGTACAGCGACTCGACCCGACCCGGCGTGTGCGCGGCCTCGAAGGGGTCGCCGATCTGCTGCGCCTGCTCGGCCCGCTCGACGCCGACGAAGTGGCCGCCCGGCTCGTCGCCGCCGATCCCCCGACCGGCGCTCCTCCCCCGGACGGCGCACCCGAGGCGGCTGCGACAGTGGTCGAAGCCCGGACCCACCTCGATGCGCTCGTCGACGCCCGGCGAGCGATCCCCGTGACGATCGCGGGCGTGGCCCGGGTGGCCGCGATCGAGGATGCCGGGCGGCTGCGCGACGCGCTCGGCGCGGCGCTGCCTGTCGGCATCCCCACCGCGTTCCTGGAACCCGTCGTCGACCCGCTCGCCGATCTCGTCGCCCGGCACGCCCGCACGCACGGCCCGTTCCGCACGGGCGACGTGGCGGCACGACTCGGGATCGGCGCGGCCGTCGCCCGGCAGACGCTGCAGCGGCTCGAGTCGCAGGGCCGGCTGTCGAGCGGCTTCTTCCTTCCCGACCCGGCGCGCGGTGCCGGGGAGGCGCGGGCCGACGGTGCCGATCCGGGTTCCGAATGGTGCGACACCGAGGTGCTGCGTCGGCTGCGGCTGCGCTCGCTCGCCGCCATCCGCGGGGCGGTCGAGCCCGTGGCCCCGGAGGCGTTCGCCCGCTTCCTCCCCGCGTGGCAGCACGTGCACGCCGCCGAGTCCGCCCGCGGTCTCGAAGGGGTCGACGGCGTGCTGGCCGTGATCGAGCAGCTCGCCGGCGTGCCTCTCCCGGCGAGCGCGTGGGAGTCGCTCATCCTGCCCTCGCGCGTCGTGGACTACACCCCGGGCATGCTCGATGAGCTCACCTCCACAGGAGAGGTGATCTGGTCGGGTCACGGCTCGCTCCCCGGCCGCGACGGCTGGATCGCGCTGCACCCCGCCGACACCGCGGCGCTCACGCTCCGATCCGAAGACGACGTCGCGCCGTCGCCACTGGAGGAGCAGCTCCTGTCGGCCCTCGCCGGCGGCGGCGCCTTCTTCGCGGGGCAGCTCGTACCCCTCGTGGGTGCGGAGAACGAGCAGTCCGTCGTCGATGCGCTGTGGAATCTCGCGTGGACGTCGCGCATCACCAACGACACGTTCGCGCCGGTGCGGCTGCTGCTGGGCGGCGGCTCGCAGGCACATCGCACGGTGCGCCGCACTCCGCGTGCCCGCATGTTCCGCGGCACGCCGATCGCGCGGCCTCAGACCGCTCCCCAGCGGCCGCCGCTCGTGGGAGGGCGCTGGTCGCTGCTGCCGGCGCCCGAGAGCGACCCGTCGCTGCGCACCGCGGCATCCGCGAGCATGCTGCTCGAACGCTACGGCGTGGTCACCCGCGGCTCGGTGACCGCGGAGGAGCTGCCGGGCGGGTTCGCGCAGGCCTATCGCACCCTCGCCGGCTTCGAAGACGCGGGGCACTGCCGCCGCGGCTACTTCATCGAACGTCTCGGCGCCGCGCAGTTCGCGACGTCGGCCACGGTCGACCGGCTGCGCACCTACACAGGCCCCGACGCCGACGAGGGCGCACCGCGACTCCACGCGCTGACGCTCGCCGCCACCGATCCCGCCAATCCCTACGGAGCGGCGCTCGGCTGGCCGGCCCAAGACGGCGGCCACCGTCCCGGGCGGAAGGCGGGCGGCCTCGTCGTCCTCGTCGACGGCGCGCTCGTGCTGTACCTCGAGCGCGGCGGCCGGTCGGCGCTCGCCTTCTCCGACGACGAGGCCGTCCTGTCCGCCGCGGCGCGCAGCCTCGTCGAGACGGCGCGCGCGCGCCGGCTCGACACGCTGACGATCGAACAGGTCGGCGGCGCGTTCGTGTACGGCACCCCCGTCGGCCGCGCGCTCCGCGACGCCGGATTCGTCGAATCCGCGCGGGGCCTCACCCTCCGGCGGACCCGATGA
- a CDS encoding ABC-F family ATP-binding cassette domain-containing protein — protein MPAPHSAVALDRLSFTWPDGTVALDGVTGAFGTGRTGLVGRNGAGKSTLLSLIAGERMPTSGQLTVTGRVDRLPQQLTLDVDVPVADLLGVGDALRAVRAIADGDVDPAHFDAVGDDWDVEARATASLDEAGLPAGALDRRVGTLSGGEAVLAALVGVRLRGAPIALLDEPTNNLDRDARARVYDLVRGWRGTLVVVSHDTRLLDLMDETAELYRGGLSVFGGGYSAWREALDVEQAAARQAETAARQVVRREKRDRRLTETKIAHRQAAGHKAQIEKRVPGIVAGGRKRAAQVSAGKLRTEAVEKVAAARADLDVAERRVRDDESVHIDVPDPRVAAGRRIAMLGDGERAWIVQGPERVAVIGPNGAGKTTLLESLVGVGRSGTGLHTETYTDRIGYLPQRVDGLDDDRSVLDNLRSPGMGDVELRNRLARFLLRGDTVLRPVATLSGGERFRTALARLMLHEPAPQLLVLDEPTNNLDVETVDHLVDALASYRGAVLIVSHDDAFLARIGPDLVLELRDGLLKERPMTVLFP, from the coding sequence ATGCCTGCACCACACTCCGCGGTCGCTCTCGACCGCCTCTCCTTCACCTGGCCCGACGGCACCGTCGCCCTCGACGGCGTCACGGGCGCGTTCGGCACCGGCCGCACCGGCCTCGTGGGCCGCAACGGCGCCGGCAAGTCGACGCTGCTCTCGCTCATCGCGGGCGAACGGATGCCGACGTCCGGCCAGCTCACCGTCACCGGCCGCGTCGACCGCCTGCCGCAACAGCTCACGCTCGACGTGGACGTCCCCGTCGCCGACCTGCTCGGCGTGGGCGATGCGCTCCGCGCCGTGCGGGCGATCGCCGACGGCGACGTCGACCCCGCGCACTTCGACGCCGTCGGAGACGACTGGGACGTCGAAGCGCGGGCCACGGCATCCCTCGACGAGGCGGGACTTCCCGCGGGAGCGCTCGACCGGCGGGTGGGCACCCTGTCCGGCGGCGAAGCGGTACTCGCCGCGCTCGTCGGCGTCCGGCTCCGCGGAGCGCCGATCGCCCTGCTCGACGAACCCACCAACAACCTCGACCGCGATGCCCGCGCGCGCGTCTACGACCTCGTCCGCGGGTGGCGGGGCACGCTCGTGGTGGTCAGTCACGACACCCGGCTGCTCGACCTCATGGACGAGACCGCCGAGCTGTACCGCGGCGGGCTGTCGGTGTTCGGCGGCGGCTACTCGGCGTGGCGCGAAGCGCTCGACGTGGAGCAGGCGGCCGCACGGCAGGCCGAGACCGCCGCGCGGCAGGTGGTCAGACGTGAGAAGCGCGACCGCCGCCTGACGGAGACCAAGATCGCCCACCGCCAGGCGGCCGGACACAAGGCGCAGATCGAGAAGCGCGTGCCGGGCATCGTCGCGGGCGGACGCAAGCGCGCCGCGCAGGTGTCGGCAGGGAAGCTGCGGACCGAGGCCGTCGAGAAGGTCGCGGCGGCTCGCGCGGACCTCGACGTCGCCGAACGTCGCGTTCGCGACGACGAGTCGGTGCACATCGACGTCCCCGATCCCCGGGTCGCGGCGGGGCGACGCATCGCGATGCTCGGCGACGGCGAGCGCGCGTGGATCGTGCAGGGGCCGGAGCGGGTGGCCGTCATCGGCCCCAACGGCGCGGGGAAGACGACGCTCCTCGAGAGCCTCGTCGGCGTCGGCCGCTCCGGGACCGGCCTGCACACGGAGACGTACACCGACCGCATCGGATACCTCCCCCAGCGCGTCGACGGTCTCGACGACGATCGGTCGGTGCTCGACAATCTGCGCAGCCCCGGCATGGGCGACGTGGAACTGCGCAACCGGCTCGCCCGGTTCCTCCTGCGCGGCGACACCGTGCTGCGGCCGGTGGCGACGCTGTCGGGCGGCGAGCGCTTCCGGACCGCGCTGGCACGCCTCATGCTCCACGAACCTGCCCCGCAGCTGCTCGTGCTCGACGAGCCGACCAACAACCTCGACGTGGAGACGGTCGACCATCTGGTCGACGCGCTGGCCTCGTACCGCGGCGCGGTGCTGATCGTGAGCCACGACGACGCGTTCCTCGCGCGCATCGGTCCCGACCTCGTGCTCGAGCTGCGCGACGGGCTCCTGAAGGAGCGTCCGATGACCGTGCTATTCCCCTAA
- a CDS encoding alpha/beta hydrolase-fold protein, whose amino-acid sequence MSELDADAVLWSAPPAERAGRPLVVLLHGYGSEERDLFALVPHLPPEYVFAAVRAPLTPPFPTPGWSWFPIEGLRGRDPEGTTTAASAFLSWLDASTDAEVVGLLGFSQGAVIALQALRLRPQRFAFVVALAGYADAAPLPTDAELAERKPPVFWGRGARDEVIPADRVAHTVQWLPEHAELSGRVYPGLAHSVSQDELDDVRTFLEKRLADERG is encoded by the coding sequence ATGAGCGAGTTGGATGCCGACGCCGTCCTGTGGAGCGCCCCGCCCGCCGAGCGTGCGGGCCGCCCGCTCGTGGTGCTCCTGCACGGCTACGGCTCGGAGGAACGCGACCTCTTCGCGCTCGTGCCCCACCTGCCGCCGGAGTACGTGTTCGCCGCCGTCCGCGCCCCGCTCACGCCGCCGTTCCCCACCCCGGGGTGGTCGTGGTTTCCGATCGAAGGCCTCCGCGGACGAGACCCGGAGGGTACGACGACCGCAGCGAGCGCGTTCCTCTCGTGGCTGGACGCGTCGACGGATGCCGAGGTCGTCGGCCTGCTGGGCTTCTCGCAGGGGGCGGTGATCGCCCTGCAGGCGCTGCGTCTGCGGCCGCAGCGGTTCGCCTTCGTCGTCGCCCTCGCGGGCTACGCGGATGCCGCTCCCCTCCCGACCGATGCCGAGCTGGCCGAGCGCAAGCCCCCCGTCTTCTGGGGGCGCGGAGCGCGCGACGAGGTCATCCCGGCCGACCGTGTCGCCCACACCGTGCAGTGGCTCCCCGAACACGCGGAACTGAGCGGCCGGGTCTACCCGGGGCTCGCCCACAGCGTCTCGCAGGACGAGCTGGACGACGTGCGCACCTTCCTCGAGAAACGCCTCGCCGACGAGCGGGGTTGA
- a CDS encoding NUDIX hydrolase family protein → MAVRTPDPDPNDRDDDGAPRDPLRAYGREGHPVGDGSFGSPAPGNAANPGWLTEIELAEARRRLPILYVEAVPVRTDGTGVVTEVGILLRATPLGEITRSTVSGRVRYGETVRDALFRHLENDLGPMAFPLLPPQPVPFTVAEYFPMPGLSAYHDDRQHAVSLAFVVPVTGTCEPRQDALEVTWLTPAEASSDSLAAEMEGGRGTLVRLALASVGALR, encoded by the coding sequence ATGGCCGTCCGCACCCCCGACCCCGACCCGAACGACCGCGACGACGACGGAGCGCCGCGCGATCCGCTGCGCGCGTACGGTCGCGAGGGCCACCCGGTGGGTGACGGCTCCTTCGGCTCTCCCGCCCCGGGCAACGCCGCCAACCCGGGCTGGCTGACGGAGATCGAACTCGCCGAGGCGCGTCGGCGCCTGCCGATCCTCTACGTGGAGGCCGTTCCCGTCCGCACCGACGGCACGGGTGTCGTCACCGAGGTCGGCATCCTCCTGCGCGCCACTCCGCTCGGTGAGATCACGCGTTCGACCGTGTCGGGCCGCGTCCGCTACGGCGAGACGGTGCGCGATGCCCTCTTCCGCCATCTCGAGAACGACCTGGGGCCCATGGCCTTCCCGCTCCTCCCGCCGCAGCCGGTGCCGTTCACGGTGGCCGAGTACTTCCCGATGCCGGGCCTCAGCGCCTACCACGACGACCGTCAGCACGCCGTGTCGCTCGCGTTCGTCGTGCCGGTGACCGGCACATGCGAGCCCCGGCAGGACGCGCTCGAGGTCACGTGGCTGACCCCCGCCGAGGCCTCCTCGGATTCGCTGGCGGCCGAGATGGAGGGCGGCCGGGGAACCCTGGTGCGCCTGGCGCTGGCCTCCGTCGGCGCCCTGCGCTGA
- a CDS encoding ATP-binding protein translates to MPQSALLVDFALALPAALLVSFVIAWALRRLFGQRLSLPLSAMTIISILGLSAGLFIAGWFFAGLRLWMPTTILLAAGCSLGLSLLASAVVALVRRDSAAVDVRALLAAGESDRVEFKETARWNVREDKKDARMEAVIAKTVAAFLNSSGGTLLIGADDAGRPTGLDRDLATLREPDVDRFELWLRDMLSATLGKNAAALPRIRFADVDGFTVCAVRCPRAPEPVFLAQGQSTDLWVRVGNSTRSFGVDEAVSYVARHWRPTLTTMLFGRR, encoded by the coding sequence ATGCCGCAGAGCGCGCTGCTCGTCGACTTCGCCCTCGCCCTGCCGGCGGCGCTCCTGGTGTCGTTCGTCATCGCCTGGGCGCTGCGCCGCCTGTTCGGTCAACGCCTCTCGCTGCCGCTGTCGGCGATGACGATCATCTCGATCCTGGGGCTCAGCGCCGGTCTCTTCATCGCCGGCTGGTTCTTCGCCGGTCTCCGACTCTGGATGCCGACGACCATCCTCCTGGCCGCCGGCTGCAGTCTCGGGCTCTCGCTGCTCGCCTCCGCGGTCGTCGCCCTCGTGCGCCGCGACAGCGCCGCCGTCGACGTCCGCGCGCTCTTGGCGGCGGGGGAGTCCGACCGGGTCGAGTTCAAGGAGACGGCGCGCTGGAACGTGCGCGAGGACAAGAAGGACGCGCGGATGGAGGCGGTGATCGCCAAGACGGTCGCCGCGTTCCTCAACAGCAGCGGCGGCACCCTCCTCATCGGTGCCGACGACGCCGGCCGCCCGACGGGCCTGGACCGCGACCTCGCGACGTTGCGCGAACCCGACGTCGATCGGTTCGAGCTGTGGCTGCGCGACATGCTCTCGGCGACCCTCGGCAAGAACGCCGCGGCACTCCCGCGCATCCGCTTCGCGGACGTCGACGGCTTCACGGTGTGCGCCGTCCGCTGCCCGCGCGCTCCGGAGCCGGTGTTCCTCGCGCAGGGGCAGAGCACCGACCTGTGGGTGCGTGTCGGCAACTCGACGCGATCGTTCGGGGTCGACGAAGCGGTCTCGTACGTCGCCCGCCACTGGCGGCCGACCCTCACGACCATGCTGTTCGGGCGTCGCTGA
- a CDS encoding Zn-dependent oligopeptidase, with amino-acid sequence MSAPEPFVFPTTRDGWLAAATEHAEAAVRLVRHFDGQLTAGAATASEALDLWNDADLALRGTMSEAYILSEAHPDADVRAAAEASVQTLEALSSARLLDPVLFAALAAFEGADLDAEEERLLSHTLRDFRRGGVDLAEADRERVRELTDRDTELSLTFSRNIREGRREVRVRPDDLAGLPQDFLDAHPAGDDGLVVLTTDYPDLMPVREYATVRATRTALVAAYNDLAWPENDAVLAELLAVREERAHLLGYGDWADFETEPRMIGSGAAVRAFLDRLDEASRPAAEAEYPLLLERLRHDEPDAEEVTIADFFYLLSVLRNERHDVDAQLVRSYFTFDRVLPGVLQTASRLLGIDFEPVDVPTWHPDVRSYDVVRGDERIGRVHLDLHPRDGKFSHAACFPLAPGITGRVLPEAALLCNFARGLMTHDEVTTFFHEFGHLVHDILGGAQRFARFTGVATEWDFVEAPSQLLEEWAWDADVLASFTADADGQPIPADLVERMRVADGFGRALEVRRQLGHANVSYHLHVDRPADLQAATEHWYAVTSPVQPLRGLHPYAGFGHLTGYGSCYYTYQWSLVIARDLRSAFGDDLMNPEVAERYRREILEPGGRRDAADLVASFLGRPYAFDAYREWLAGN; translated from the coding sequence ATGAGTGCGCCCGAGCCGTTCGTCTTCCCGACCACCCGCGACGGCTGGCTGGCCGCCGCCACCGAGCACGCCGAGGCGGCCGTGCGGCTCGTGCGCCACTTCGACGGCCAGTTGACGGCCGGCGCGGCCACGGCATCCGAGGCCCTCGACCTCTGGAACGACGCCGATCTCGCCCTTCGCGGCACGATGAGCGAGGCGTACATCCTCAGCGAGGCGCACCCCGACGCCGACGTCCGTGCGGCGGCGGAGGCGTCGGTGCAGACCCTCGAGGCGCTCTCCTCCGCCCGGCTGCTCGACCCCGTCCTGTTCGCGGCGCTCGCCGCCTTCGAGGGCGCCGACCTGGATGCCGAGGAGGAGCGCCTCCTGTCCCACACGCTGCGCGACTTCCGTCGAGGCGGCGTGGATCTCGCGGAGGCCGACCGCGAGCGCGTGCGGGAGCTGACCGACCGCGACACCGAGCTCAGCCTGACCTTCTCCCGGAACATCCGCGAGGGCCGGCGCGAGGTGCGGGTGCGTCCCGACGACCTCGCGGGACTGCCGCAGGACTTCCTCGATGCGCACCCGGCGGGAGACGACGGGCTCGTCGTGTTGACCACGGACTATCCCGACCTCATGCCGGTGCGCGAGTACGCCACCGTGCGGGCGACGCGCACGGCGCTCGTGGCCGCCTACAACGATCTCGCGTGGCCCGAGAACGACGCCGTGCTCGCCGAGCTCCTCGCCGTGCGGGAGGAACGGGCGCACCTGCTCGGCTACGGCGACTGGGCCGACTTCGAGACCGAGCCGCGCATGATCGGCTCCGGCGCCGCGGTCCGTGCGTTCCTGGACCGGCTCGACGAGGCGTCGCGCCCGGCGGCGGAGGCCGAGTACCCGCTGCTGCTGGAGCGTCTGCGTCACGACGAGCCGGATGCCGAAGAGGTGACGATCGCCGACTTCTTCTATCTCCTGAGCGTGCTCCGCAACGAGCGCCACGACGTCGATGCGCAGCTCGTGCGCTCGTACTTCACGTTCGATCGGGTGCTGCCCGGAGTGCTGCAGACCGCCTCACGGCTGCTCGGCATCGACTTCGAGCCCGTCGACGTGCCGACGTGGCATCCCGACGTGCGCAGCTACGACGTCGTGCGCGGCGACGAGCGCATCGGGCGGGTGCACCTCGACCTCCACCCGCGAGACGGCAAGTTCAGCCATGCGGCGTGCTTCCCGTTGGCGCCGGGCATCACGGGGCGTGTGCTCCCCGAGGCGGCGCTGCTGTGCAACTTCGCGCGGGGGCTCATGACCCACGACGAGGTCACCACCTTCTTCCACGAGTTCGGGCACCTCGTGCACGACATCCTCGGTGGCGCGCAGCGGTTCGCCCGCTTCACGGGCGTGGCGACCGAGTGGGACTTCGTCGAGGCGCCGAGCCAGCTCCTGGAGGAGTGGGCGTGGGATGCCGACGTGCTGGCATCCTTCACGGCCGACGCGGACGGGCAGCCGATCCCCGCCGACCTCGTCGAGCGCATGCGGGTGGCCGACGGCTTCGGCCGGGCGCTGGAGGTGCGCCGCCAGCTCGGCCACGCGAACGTGTCGTACCACCTCCACGTCGACCGGCCCGCCGACCTCCAGGCCGCCACCGAGCACTGGTACGCGGTCACCTCTCCCGTGCAGCCGCTGCGGGGCCTGCACCCCTACGCGGGCTTCGGGCACCTCACCGGATACGGCTCCTGCTACTACACGTACCAATGGAGTCTCGTCATCGCGCGCGACCTCCGCTCCGCGTTCGGCGACGACCTCATGAACCCGGAGGTCGCCGAGCGCTACCGTCGCGAGATCCTCGAGCCGGGCGGGCGACGGGATGCCGCCGACCTCGTGGCATCCTTCCTCGGCCGGCCGTACGCCTTCGACGCGTACCGGGAGTGGCTCGCGGGCAACTGA